The nucleotide window TCCTGGATGCCGGTTATTTTCTACAGCTTATTTTTGGAGGCCTTTTCCCGGCGCTGCGTATAATGAACAGGACAAATTTGCAGACAGTGAGGTCCCGCAGTCATGTTTGCAATAAAAAGATCACCGAGCAACTCAACTGGGACTTTATTCCGGTGAATGAAAGTCTGGAATTTCACCTTTCAAATTATATTTCGCATAAAAAAAACTATAATATCACTGATGAATATCGCTGAATTCCTGAATGTCAATGCAAGAAACTACCCGTATAAAGCCGCAATCGGTTTTAAGGTAAGGGAAGAATGGAGAGAACTGAAATGGCCGGTATTCCGCGATATGGTTTTCAAAACGGCGAATGCACTGCGTGAAGCCGGAATCGGCGAGAACGATTGTGTAGCTATTTATTCAGATAACTCTGCAGAATGGATTACAATGGACCTTGCTGTCCTGAGTCTGGGCGCAGTTACCGTACCTGTATATTCAACCAACAATAAAGAACAGGCGGCCTACATCCTGAATGATTCAAAAGCCAGAATAGTGCTGGCCGGCAATCAGGAACAGTATGATTCGTGTTACGCTATTATGCAGGAGGGTTCGGCATTAGAGCATATTATTCTTGCCAAAAAAAGAGATTGGATCAAGAAGGACCGCAGCTCCTATTTTGAGGATTTCATCAAAAAAAGTTCGCCACAATTTGAGATTTGCCCCAAAGAAGAGGATGATCTTGCGACTCTTATCTATACTTCCGGAACAACCGGTGTGCCTAAAGGCGTAATGCTTACCCACGGTAACTTCCAAAAGTGCTTCAAAGCACATTTCGATTTTTTTAAGTTCCGGGATTTTGAAAGGGAGCACTCGCTGGCTTTCCTGCCGCTTACCCACGTCTTCGAAAGGAGCTGGACGCTGCTTTCTCTTTCGGGTGGTGCCAAGGTGACTTTCCTGGAAAACACCAAACTTATCGCCCATACTCTAACCGAGGTAAAACCCACCATGATGTGTGCGGTACCGCGTTTCTACCAGAAAATATATTCAGGTGTGCACGATATGGTGCAGGAAGGATCTCCACTTAAAAAGAAAATCTTTGCCTGGGCGCTGGATGTAGGAAGTGAAATGGCTGAACGCAGGCGGCTGGAGAAAAGTGTATCGCCTGGCTTAAGATTGAAAAATGCCCTTGCCAACCGTCTTGTTTTCGCAAAAATAAAGAATAAGATGGGCGGCAAACTCTGGTTTATGGCCTGTGGTGGCGCCTCTGTATCACCGGAAGTCACGCGTTTCTTCGATGCAATCGGAATGCACATGACCGTTGGCTACGGACTCACCGAAACTACAGCTACACTTACTGCTTTTCCGTTTACAAAGTACAGGCACGGCTCGGCGGGTATTCCTCTGGGCGATACGGAACTTAAAATCGGCGAAAACAATGAGATTTTAGCAAAGGGAAGCGGTATTATGAAAGGCTATTATAACAAACCCCGGGAAACGGCGGAAGTCTTTACCGAAGACGGCTGGTTTAAGACAGGTGACGCCGGCGAGTTTGATGATCAGGGCAACCTTACGATTACAGACCGTATAAAGGATCTTATGAAAACCTCCAACGGTAAGTATGTAGCCCCGCAGCCTATCGAGAATCTGCTGTCCAATGACAGTCTTATCGAGCAGGTGATGGTGGTGGCTGAGGGTAAGCCCTATGTGACCGCCCTCATTGTGCCCAATTTTGAAAACCTGAAACAGCAGCTGGACAGACTGAAAATCCCATTTTCATCATGGAGAGAAATTGTGAACCTACAGCAGATTAAAGATCTCTATCATCAAAAACTTGAATTGATACAAAGCGGCCTTCCCGGCTTTGAAAAAGTGAAGAAATTTGAACTGATGCCGTCGGAATTTGAAATTGGTGCCGGTGAAATTACCCCAACTTTAAAAATAAAGAGGAATATTTTACTCAGAAAATACGAATCGCTTATTGAAAGCATGTACGATGCTAAAATGGGTTAAATCCAAAGGATTATTAATAATGGAAAAAGAATTTTTGTCAGAAAAGACCTTTAATATAAAAGACATCACAGTTTCGGCCAGCTGTCCGTCTAATATTGCACTTATCAAGTATTGGGGTAAATATTCCAGGCAAATTCCCGCCAATCCAAGCATCAGTTATACCCTGAACCACTGCCGGACGAACACTACACTTGAATTTTCGTCGGGCGGACACTTTTCAGTACAGACCTTCCTGTCCGGCAATGAAGAGCTTAAGTTTGCTGATAAAATTGAGAAATACTTCAGGAGCATTGAGCCTTACTTGCCCTGGATTTTGCAGGGACAATACATCATCCGCACAGAAAATACTTTTCCCCACAGTTCCGGCATCGCGAGTTCCGCGTCAGGTTTTGGAGCCATTGCCAAATGTCTGATGGAAGTTGATGATGCATTCTCCGGTGAAAGGGGGATTGAATATAAAATGAAGAAAGCCAGTTTCCTGGCCCGTTTGGGGAGCGGAAGTGCCTGCCGAAGCCTTTTTGAAGGACTCGTAGTATGGGGCAATACATCCGAGGTGGATGGCAGCAGTGACCTGTTCGCAGTCCGCTATCCCGACAGTGAGGTTCATCCTGTGTTTCGAGATTTTAACGATTGGGTGCTGTTGATTCACGAGGGTGAAAAATCCGTGAGTTCCACTGTAGGGCATGGGCTTATGAATACCAATCCTTACGCGCAGCGGAGATTTCAGGAGGCACATGAGAATTTTACTTTGCTGAAGGAAATCCTGCGAAATGGAGATATGGAAGGCTTCATTAAGTTGGTGGAGCACGAAGCACTTACCCTGCATGCGATGATGATGATGAGTGAACCTGCCTTCATCCTGATGAAAACCGGAACACTGGCCGTCATCAACAAAATATGGGAATTCAGGAAGTCCACAGGTTTACCGCTGTTCTTTACGCTTGATGCCGGAGCAAATGTTCATCTGCTTTTCCCAAATAATGGCACTGAAGGTCTAATAAAGGAATTTATAGAGGCTGAATTACTTCAGCATACTCAGAATAACGGAGTTGTGAAGGATGTGATGACGTTCCTTTAAAGAAACATCTGATGAAAATCCATCATATTGCAGTCATCTGCTCAGATTATGAAGTTTCTAAAAAATACTATACCGAAATTTTGGGACTTCAGGTCTTGCGTGAGGTTTACCGTGCGGAGCGAAAATCCTATAAACTGGATTTGGGCATCGGTGATCAGTATGTAATTGAGCTATTTTCATTTCCAGATCCGCCGCCCCGTCCGTCAAGGCCAGAAAGCTGCGGGCTCAGGCATTTGGCTTTCAGTGTAAAAGATCTTCAGGCAAAACGTGCTGAACTGATTGGCAAAATCCAGCACTGTGAAGATATCCGGACGGATGAATTTACCGGAAAGAAATTCTTCTTCACTCAGGATCCAGACGCTCTGCCCATTGAATTTTACGAAGCTTAGAAAGTTGTGTTAAAATGCGCCCGGCTCAGTGCGGATGTTCGGTTCTGTCCCGGTTGTCGGACTCCTCTTTCCGGCCTTCAACTATAAGCTCATCCACTACCTCCTTCTCTTCCTCTTTCAGCGTCTTCACTTCATCTTTCTGCACTTGTTTCGCTACCGGATCGATATGAAATTCGCACAGAATAGGGAAGTGGTCCGAACCTATATGTTCCAGGGTTTCCAGCCTGTCCACAAAAATATCCGAGCTGTGGAAAAGAAGATCCAGCGGTACACGGAAAAACCAGTATTTAGCGTGAAATGTTGCCAGAATTCCGCGGCCTACACGCGCATCAATCAGCTCGCTGGTTTTGCGGAAAAGGATAGAGGTATCCGACCAGGCTACGGTATTGAAATCGCCAATGACCAGTGTCGGAGTTTTTGTTCCCCGGATTTTTTTGGCCACACAAAGCAGGTCCCCGTCCCGTTCTTTGGAGGTTCGTTCTTCGGTGGGGCTGGGCGGCGGCGGGTGCACACCGAAAAGAATGAAATCCCGCCCATCTTCCGTCTTGAAATGCGACTCAAAACTTGGAATATCATCGGCCACAAAAAAGTGAATTTCTGACTTCTGAAGCGGCATTTTGGAATACAGATGCATACCGTAGGTATTGTCCAGTGTCATCTTCTGGGTGTGGGGATACTGTTTTTCCAGTTTGCGG belongs to Chryseobacterium sp. and includes:
- a CDS encoding endonuclease/exonuclease/phosphatase family protein, with protein sequence MELFLNVLSALLILLSVLPFIRNQHWIFRVPEFMKIQLLILQAAVFGFSIVLVSKDIWFWVLNTIQFGLMCYHLYVLIRYTKFYKRKKTSKTSQSSSKVKILSVNVHQFNTEFSRFHELIAKHQPDIFITMETDSKWEEANRKLEKQYPHTQKMTLDNTYGMHLYSKMPLQKSEIHFFVADDIPSFESHFKTEDGRDFILFGVHPPPPSPTEERTSKERDGDLLCVAKKIRGTKTPTLVIGDFNTVAWSDTSILFRKTSELIDARVGRGILATFHAKYWFFRVPLDLLFHSSDIFVDRLETLEHIGSDHFPILCEFHIDPVAKQVQKDEVKTLKEEEKEVVDELIVEGRKEESDNRDRTEHPH
- a CDS encoding VOC family protein, yielding MKIHHIAVICSDYEVSKKYYTEILGLQVLREVYRAERKSYKLDLGIGDQYVIELFSFPDPPPRPSRPESCGLRHLAFSVKDLQAKRAELIGKIQHCEDIRTDEFTGKKFFFTQDPDALPIEFYEA
- a CDS encoding diphosphomevalonate/mevalonate 3,5-bisphosphate decarboxylase family protein, whose product is MEKEFLSEKTFNIKDITVSASCPSNIALIKYWGKYSRQIPANPSISYTLNHCRTNTTLEFSSGGHFSVQTFLSGNEELKFADKIEKYFRSIEPYLPWILQGQYIIRTENTFPHSSGIASSASGFGAIAKCLMEVDDAFSGERGIEYKMKKASFLARLGSGSACRSLFEGLVVWGNTSEVDGSSDLFAVRYPDSEVHPVFRDFNDWVLLIHEGEKSVSSTVGHGLMNTNPYAQRRFQEAHENFTLLKEILRNGDMEGFIKLVEHEALTLHAMMMMSEPAFILMKTGTLAVINKIWEFRKSTGLPLFFTLDAGANVHLLFPNNGTEGLIKEFIEAELLQHTQNNGVVKDVMTFL
- a CDS encoding AMP-dependent synthetase/ligase, which translates into the protein MNIAEFLNVNARNYPYKAAIGFKVREEWRELKWPVFRDMVFKTANALREAGIGENDCVAIYSDNSAEWITMDLAVLSLGAVTVPVYSTNNKEQAAYILNDSKARIVLAGNQEQYDSCYAIMQEGSALEHIILAKKRDWIKKDRSSYFEDFIKKSSPQFEICPKEEDDLATLIYTSGTTGVPKGVMLTHGNFQKCFKAHFDFFKFRDFEREHSLAFLPLTHVFERSWTLLSLSGGAKVTFLENTKLIAHTLTEVKPTMMCAVPRFYQKIYSGVHDMVQEGSPLKKKIFAWALDVGSEMAERRRLEKSVSPGLRLKNALANRLVFAKIKNKMGGKLWFMACGGASVSPEVTRFFDAIGMHMTVGYGLTETTATLTAFPFTKYRHGSAGIPLGDTELKIGENNEILAKGSGIMKGYYNKPRETAEVFTEDGWFKTGDAGEFDDQGNLTITDRIKDLMKTSNGKYVAPQPIENLLSNDSLIEQVMVVAEGKPYVTALIVPNFENLKQQLDRLKIPFSSWREIVNLQQIKDLYHQKLELIQSGLPGFEKVKKFELMPSEFEIGAGEITPTLKIKRNILLRKYESLIESMYDAKMG